From Deltaproteobacteria bacterium, the proteins below share one genomic window:
- the cyoE gene encoding protoheme IX farnesyltransferase gives MILDLPSLSGKVSDLWALTKPRITFLVLLTTAAGLGISPLPLDRSLLIMTLAGTALLVGAANALNMYLERDVDALMERTMDRPLPAKRLSPQIALWMGIFFAICSTVLLFKQVNQLTALLGLTAFISYVLFYTPLKRRSLVALFIGAIPGAIPPLMGWTAATGSISGPGLVLFFILFLWQIPHFLAIALLYKEEYAKGGIRILPLEAGNEETKRWIVRYSIGLVAISLYPNLLGIAGPLYFTVASLTGLLFLWIALSGIKKRALRPWARTLFFASVIYLPVLLITLVIGK, from the coding sequence ATGATTCTGGATCTCCCGTCTCTGTCGGGGAAGGTATCGGATCTCTGGGCCCTCACGAAGCCGCGCATTACCTTTCTTGTCCTGTTAACGACGGCCGCCGGCCTCGGAATATCCCCCCTCCCCCTTGACCGCTCCCTCCTCATAATGACACTTGCGGGAACCGCCCTCCTTGTCGGCGCCGCGAATGCCCTCAACATGTATCTGGAGAGGGATGTCGATGCGCTCATGGAGAGGACGATGGATCGCCCCCTCCCTGCCAAGAGGCTTTCTCCTCAGATCGCCCTTTGGATGGGGATTTTTTTTGCAATCTGCTCAACCGTCCTGTTGTTCAAACAGGTCAACCAGCTGACCGCCTTGCTTGGCCTGACCGCCTTTATCAGTTACGTCTTGTTTTATACACCTCTTAAAAGGCGGAGCCTCGTAGCCCTCTTCATAGGGGCGATTCCAGGGGCAATCCCACCCCTTATGGGATGGACCGCAGCAACCGGCTCGATCAGCGGACCTGGATTGGTCCTCTTCTTCATCCTCTTCCTGTGGCAGATCCCTCACTTCCTGGCGATCGCCCTTCTTTATAAGGAGGAATATGCGAAGGGGGGGATCCGGATCCTGCCGCTGGAGGCAGGCAATGAGGAGACGAAGAGGTGGATCGTGCGTTACTCCATTGGGTTAGTGGCGATCAGCCTCTATCCGAATCTGTTGGGCATAGCCGGCCCTCTTTACTTCACGGTCGCCTCCCTGACCGGTCTCCTCTTTCTATGGATTGCCCTCTCCGGAATAAAAAAAAGGGCCTTGAGGCCTTGGGCCAGAACCCTTTTCTTTGCCTCGGTTATCTACCTTCCGGTGTTGTTGATCACCCTCGTTATTGGAAAATAA
- a CDS encoding SDR family oxidoreductase has translation MRVLVTGASGFVGSHVVRKLLEKRHSVRILRRKNSPTKLLEGLPLESVLGDVTDLDSILTAIKGCEAVFHIAGHISYWKGERELQNRINIEGTQNIVRACLKERVTRLVHTSSIAAIGFGEEGQVVDEALSYNWGPYRINYNDSKFLAEEEVRSGIARGLDAVIVNPAVVFGAGDIHLHAGAMVCQIARGKMPFYFDGGCCTCDVEDVADGHVEALEKGRKGERYILGGENFRWRELFRLIAETVQGSPPKWKIPLPLMKTLALLEEGSSKLMKKRPRYTPEAVRVASLPCYYSSKKAIRELGYQVTPFKKTVQKTYDWYKANGYLT, from the coding sequence ATGAGGGTTCTTGTGACCGGAGCCAGCGGTTTTGTCGGCTCCCACGTTGTCCGCAAACTCCTGGAAAAGCGACACTCGGTTCGTATCCTGCGCCGCAAAAACTCTCCGACAAAACTCCTGGAGGGACTCCCTCTCGAATCGGTGTTGGGAGACGTAACGGATCTTGACTCGATTTTAACCGCCATCAAGGGGTGTGAGGCGGTATTCCACATTGCCGGACATATCTCCTACTGGAAGGGGGAGAGAGAGCTTCAAAACCGGATCAATATTGAGGGGACGCAAAACATCGTTCGGGCCTGCCTCAAAGAACGGGTTACCCGGCTCGTCCATACGAGTTCAATCGCCGCAATCGGTTTTGGAGAAGAGGGTCAAGTCGTCGATGAAGCGCTCTCCTATAACTGGGGACCGTATCGGATCAATTACAACGACTCAAAATTTCTGGCGGAAGAGGAGGTCCGGAGCGGGATTGCCAGAGGCCTCGATGCCGTCATTGTCAATCCGGCCGTTGTCTTCGGGGCTGGTGATATTCATCTCCATGCCGGCGCCATGGTCTGCCAGATTGCTCGCGGAAAGATGCCATTTTATTTCGACGGCGGCTGTTGCACCTGCGATGTGGAGGATGTGGCCGATGGTCATGTTGAGGCGCTTGAGAAAGGGAGGAAGGGGGAACGTTATATCCTGGGGGGTGAAAATTTCAGATGGAGAGAGTTGTTTCGGCTCATTGCCGAAACCGTTCAGGGATCTCCTCCAAAATGGAAAATTCCTCTTCCCCTGATGAAGACACTCGCCCTCCTGGAGGAGGGGTCTTCAAAACTGATGAAAAAACGCCCGCGCTACACGCCGGAGGCGGTGAGGGTTGCGAGCCTTCCCTGTTATTACTCTTCCAAGAAGGCAATCCGGGAACTGGGATACCAGGTCACCCCCTTTAAAAAAACAGTTCAAAAGACCTACGACTGGTATAAGGCAAACGGCTATCTCACATGA
- a CDS encoding COX15/CtaA family protein, with protein MKSRKLALVITLLTFCLILLGGIVHGTDSSLACPDWPLCYGSLFPEMKGNIAVEHGHRLLAAMVGLLTIILAVFLRQEFPNNRGLHRLGLAALFLVIFQGVLGGITVLYKLSDLVSTAHLGMSMIFFSTLLLIVLTLRSPKSFSEARKGTPPSTQFIKLMIALLFLQILLGAFVRHSGSGLLCPDIPMCYGSWWPIDSWGRQIHMLHRLMAVVLLLLSIPLPFLYWKISDDLTKAVLSAIPLLLLSQTVLGILSIQMLLGLIPLTAHLAIAVLLIGSLMTAHERLR; from the coding sequence ATGAAATCAAGAAAATTGGCACTGGTAATCACGCTTCTCACCTTCTGTCTCATCCTGCTCGGTGGTATTGTGCATGGGACTGACTCGAGCCTTGCCTGCCCCGACTGGCCTCTCTGTTACGGAAGTCTCTTCCCCGAGATGAAAGGGAACATCGCTGTTGAACACGGTCACCGTCTGCTGGCTGCGATGGTCGGCCTGTTGACGATTATCTTGGCCGTTTTTCTGAGACAAGAATTCCCAAACAACAGAGGGCTCCACCGACTTGGCCTAGCTGCCCTCTTTCTCGTAATCTTTCAGGGGGTCCTGGGTGGAATCACCGTCCTCTACAAACTGTCCGATCTCGTCTCAACCGCCCATCTCGGAATGTCGATGATCTTTTTTTCAACGCTACTCCTGATAGTTTTAACTTTAAGGAGTCCTAAAAGTTTTTCTGAGGCGAGGAAGGGTACGCCCCCGTCAACTCAGTTTATAAAACTCATGATCGCCCTCCTTTTTCTTCAGATTCTCCTCGGCGCCTTTGTCCGCCACAGCGGATCGGGTCTCCTCTGCCCTGATATACCGATGTGCTACGGTTCCTGGTGGCCGATCGACAGTTGGGGTCGTCAGATCCATATGCTGCATCGGTTGATGGCGGTTGTCCTCCTCCTGCTTTCAATCCCCCTCCCCTTTCTTTATTGGAAAATAAGCGATGACCTGACAAAGGCAGTCCTTTCGGCAATCCCGCTACTTCTCCTCTCTCAAACTGTTCTGGGAATCTTGAGTATTCAAATGCTGCTTGGATTGATCCCGTTGACAGCCCATCTCGCCATTGCCGTATTGCTCATTGGAAGCCTCATGACGGCCCACGAAAGGCTCAGATGA
- a CDS encoding ATP-binding protein yields the protein MFHRALEEVCFDPLFGRQMRFVAGPRQVGKTTLARSFLESKKSGIFYYNWDQRTLRTHFKKDPHFFHSDVLKEKKQGETWICFDEIHKYPKWKNILKDLFDSFEDRYHFIVTGSARLDLFRRSGDSLSGRYFLFRLLPISLFEMEGRPLDLPDTDAKTFIEKNIQDREHASDLEQLLQFGGFPEPLFKANEVFSSHWREEYLESLLKEDLRDLTKIHELENVASFLSLLPERVGSPLSLNAVRENLEVSYTATKNYLQAAFFTYILFQVPPYTQKISRSLKKEKKIYFFDWTNVTDPSKRFENYVAVELKNRVDLWTSATKYKFDLFFVRSRDGRETDFLVTRDAKPYFLVEAKLSSDQIESHNRHHAVVLGNIPLIQLIAKQGVVKAGRDNTYLLSASRFL from the coding sequence GTGTTCCATCGGGCCCTAGAAGAGGTTTGCTTTGATCCACTTTTTGGACGGCAGATGAGATTTGTTGCTGGGCCTAGGCAAGTTGGCAAGACAACACTAGCCCGGTCTTTTTTGGAATCCAAAAAATCGGGGATATTTTACTATAATTGGGACCAACGCACCCTCCGCACCCATTTTAAGAAAGACCCACATTTTTTCCATTCAGATGTTCTGAAAGAGAAAAAGCAAGGAGAGACCTGGATCTGCTTTGATGAAATTCACAAATATCCAAAATGGAAGAACATCTTGAAGGACCTCTTTGATTCGTTTGAAGATCGTTATCATTTCATTGTCACGGGTAGCGCCCGGCTAGACCTTTTTCGGAGGTCGGGTGACTCTCTTTCAGGTCGCTACTTTCTTTTTCGTCTCTTACCGATTTCCCTTTTTGAAATGGAAGGACGCCCACTGGATCTGCCTGATACCGATGCCAAGACATTTATCGAGAAAAATATTCAAGATCGGGAACACGCTTCAGACTTAGAACAACTCCTTCAATTTGGTGGTTTCCCAGAGCCTTTGTTTAAAGCAAACGAGGTTTTTTCCTCTCATTGGCGCGAAGAGTATCTTGAGTCCCTTTTAAAAGAAGATCTTAGGGATCTTACAAAGATTCATGAACTTGAGAATGTGGCAAGTTTTCTTTCCCTTTTGCCCGAACGTGTTGGTTCTCCTTTGTCGCTGAATGCCGTTCGAGAGAATCTGGAGGTGAGCTACACGGCAACAAAAAATTATCTTCAGGCGGCCTTTTTTACGTACATTCTCTTTCAAGTGCCTCCTTACACCCAAAAAATATCAAGAAGCTTAAAAAAAGAGAAAAAAATTTATTTTTTTGACTGGACAAATGTCACAGATCCGTCAAAGCGGTTTGAAAACTATGTAGCGGTAGAACTCAAAAATAGAGTGGATCTTTGGACCTCAGCTACAAAATACAAGTTTGATCTCTTCTTTGTTCGAAGTCGTGATGGGAGAGAGACAGATTTTTTGGTGACTCGAGATGCCAAACCCTATTTTCTTGTTGAAGCAAAACTTTCATCGGATCAAATTGAATCTCACAATCGCCATCATGCAGTGGTTCTTGGAAATATCCCCCTTATCCAGCTAATTGCCAAACAGGGGGTTGTTAAGGCGGGGCGGGATAATACCTATCTTCTTTCCGCATCAAGATTTCTTTAA
- a CDS encoding cytochrome c oxidase subunit 3: protein MSNSLIHHIEDPHPVTGVTNSKLGVWLFLASEVMLFGALFSTYIILRVGSLNWPEGSSILNVPLATLNTMVLISSSVTMVMAWASLMMNRFDRYRLFMASTILLSFGFLIIKYFEYTAKFHHGLFPSKNTFLAIYFTLTGLHGLHVMGGILVNTYLLFPGAALWKSNPKQFAGRVEAAGLYWHFVDLVWIFLFPVLYLL, encoded by the coding sequence ATGTCTAACTCACTCATTCATCATATTGAAGATCCTCATCCGGTTACAGGGGTTACCAATTCCAAACTGGGGGTCTGGCTGTTTTTGGCCTCCGAGGTGATGCTTTTTGGCGCCCTCTTTTCGACTTATATTATCCTTCGGGTTGGAAGCCTGAACTGGCCGGAAGGCTCCTCCATTCTCAATGTTCCCCTTGCGACACTTAATACGATGGTGTTGATCAGTTCGAGTGTCACGATGGTGATGGCTTGGGCCTCGCTCATGATGAACCGGTTTGACCGCTATCGTCTCTTCATGGCTTCGACGATCCTCCTTTCCTTTGGCTTTTTAATTATCAAGTACTTTGAATACACGGCCAAATTTCACCACGGCCTCTTCCCCTCAAAAAACACCTTTCTTGCCATTTATTTCACCTTGACCGGTCTGCACGGCCTGCACGTAATGGGGGGAATTTTGGTCAATACCTATCTGCTATTTCCGGGGGCGGCTCTTTGGAAGAGCAACCCCAAGCAGTTCGCTGGCCGTGTTGAGGCAGCGGGGCTCTACTGGCATTTTGTCGATCTCGTGTGGATATTCCTGTTTCCTGTGCTGTACCTTTTGTAA
- the pgeF gene encoding peptidoglycan editing factor PgeF, translated as MIQSPLLTTFSFINHAFGTLADDKIPSDVVTVKQVHGTYLYFVEEDREIEKPGYDILMTEKKGTRIGVKTADCLPILMVEPKKRIIVAAHAGWRGTLEKIARTACEEITKRGGSVENLSVALGPCIGGRCYEVEKEVALPFQKKFPNHPSFLTRKSETKWLLDIGRANRDEFIAAGVKPEKIDQIDLCTHCRPDLFHSYRREGKTDKRMVNFIGLL; from the coding sequence ATGATTCAGTCACCGCTCCTTACCACATTCTCTTTCATTAATCATGCCTTTGGGACGTTGGCTGACGACAAGATCCCAAGCGATGTTGTCACGGTCAAACAGGTGCATGGAACCTACCTCTATTTTGTTGAGGAGGACCGCGAGATCGAAAAGCCGGGTTATGACATCCTCATGACCGAGAAGAAAGGGACACGGATCGGCGTCAAAACCGCCGATTGCCTGCCAATCCTCATGGTGGAACCGAAAAAGAGAATTATTGTCGCGGCCCACGCCGGCTGGAGGGGAACGCTCGAGAAGATTGCCAGGACGGCCTGTGAAGAGATTACCAAGCGGGGTGGTTCCGTTGAAAATTTGTCTGTTGCCTTGGGCCCCTGTATCGGCGGGAGATGTTATGAAGTTGAAAAGGAGGTCGCCCTCCCGTTTCAAAAAAAATTCCCGAACCACCCCTCTTTTTTAACGCGAAAATCGGAGACGAAGTGGCTCCTGGATATCGGCCGGGCCAATCGTGACGAGTTCATTGCAGCAGGAGTCAAACCGGAAAAGATTGATCAGATTGATCTCTGCACCCACTGTCGTCCGGACCTGTTTCATTCCTACCGGCGTGAGGGAAAGACGGACAAGCGGATGGTGAATTTTATCGGCTTGTTGTAG
- a CDS encoding cytochrome c oxidase subunit II encodes METTGYGWGFPPSLSTQSPAIDQLINVVHWFAAVLFVGWGLFLLYSLIRFRAKPGQRASYESAKSRLPKYLEIGVVLFEIFLLIGLSFPIWSKYKSEFPREQDSLVIRVVAQQFAWNIHYPGRDGVFGGTDPRFISDADPIGLNPDDPAGKDDIVSVGWLHFPVHKPVIAHITSKDVIHSFSIPVLRVKQDAVPGMVVPIWWEATQTGQYEIMCAQLCGVGHTLMRGFVSIDTPEEYEVWMKEQESYLETQPGGQL; translated from the coding sequence ATGGAGACAACAGGTTACGGTTGGGGTTTTCCACCGAGTCTTTCGACACAGAGTCCGGCGATCGATCAGTTGATCAACGTTGTCCACTGGTTTGCCGCCGTCCTGTTTGTCGGCTGGGGCCTCTTTCTACTCTATTCGCTGATCCGATTCCGTGCGAAACCCGGCCAGAGGGCCAGTTATGAATCGGCCAAGTCACGACTTCCCAAATATCTTGAGATCGGCGTCGTCCTGTTTGAGATTTTTCTCTTGATCGGTCTCTCGTTCCCGATCTGGTCAAAATACAAATCGGAATTTCCGCGGGAACAGGATTCGCTTGTCATTCGTGTTGTTGCCCAGCAATTCGCCTGGAACATTCATTATCCGGGACGAGACGGTGTTTTTGGAGGAACGGACCCCCGTTTTATCAGCGATGCAGATCCGATCGGTTTAAATCCGGATGATCCGGCAGGCAAGGATGATATCGTCTCGGTTGGCTGGCTCCATTTCCCCGTCCACAAACCGGTCATTGCCCATATTACGTCCAAAGATGTCATTCACAGTTTTTCGATCCCGGTTTTACGGGTCAAGCAAGACGCCGTTCCGGGGATGGTCGTTCCGATCTGGTGGGAGGCGACACAGACAGGGCAGTATGAAATCATGTGCGCCCAGCTCTGTGGAGTCGGCCATACCCTGATGCGGGGTTTTGTAAGTATTGATACGCCGGAGGAGTATGAGGTCTGGATGAAGGAGCAGGAGAGTTATCTGGAGACACAACCGGGGGGACAGCTATGA
- a CDS encoding 1-acyl-sn-glycerol-3-phosphate acyltransferase: protein MSSLSPWLVLLIYLVPIIGTISQIWRRMGQIWVWDARFINWKRLHPLTQYTNLRSLNHLAGRIEYATGHFRDYTIGLYMMGTAVYEATLMVSWDPSIRGDLFLSLFYHTVFALLSLWTYRRHVAIGLQMTEFMRINPHVHPQEFFDHYYERLGPGAIPIPTRAERTVDPTNVSYLTGRPQRQTYWTWIHGAYDTALFARSAFRALEVLGKEYGREVFDVMASLWGSRMLQLFHAKMTVTGSEKLKSLSGKIILVFNHKTYLDFVFNFFALSSAQLADGRSLRPRYMAAKDHLVDNALVYNGFGIGKLVESVDMVFVDRQGKGQLAVSDASEKIVGKEIDLALYPQGTRALPNYGSLGERLDAGYYTTGGLNSLKKELGHLKKGCAYLAADAAIALRDKGVPLHLVFIGINGDATILPKGSFKIQTEGVVECHVGEILTLTSDDVREVEKSGQKYLELTGRIHREINRGLVKATGINETLKRRFLEDSRKDSIASKEQQLKLQGLLKQADQEENFLPFIILDRIFTLPFVERAPFLKELVARLTERGNLTDLSEQVTDQMFRYRGTELKRIVRQEQARRSA, encoded by the coding sequence ATGAGTTCACTCTCCCCATGGCTTGTTCTCTTGATTTATCTCGTCCCGATCATCGGAACGATCAGCCAGATCTGGCGACGAATGGGGCAGATCTGGGTCTGGGATGCCCGATTCATCAACTGGAAGCGGCTCCACCCGTTGACCCAATACACAAACCTCCGTTCTCTGAACCATCTTGCGGGACGGATCGAGTACGCCACAGGCCACTTCCGCGACTATACGATCGGTCTCTATATGATGGGAACGGCCGTCTATGAGGCGACCCTCATGGTCTCCTGGGACCCCTCCATTCGGGGGGACCTCTTCTTGAGCCTCTTCTACCACACAGTTTTTGCCCTCCTCTCCCTCTGGACCTACCGCCGACATGTCGCCATCGGCCTTCAAATGACCGAATTCATGAGGATCAACCCGCACGTACACCCCCAGGAGTTTTTTGACCATTATTATGAAAGGCTGGGGCCGGGGGCGATTCCGATCCCGACCAGGGCGGAGAGAACAGTCGATCCGACCAATGTCTCCTACTTAACCGGTCGCCCTCAGAGACAGACCTATTGGACCTGGATTCATGGGGCGTATGACACCGCCCTCTTTGCACGAAGTGCCTTCCGGGCCCTCGAGGTCTTGGGAAAGGAATATGGGAGGGAGGTGTTTGACGTCATGGCCTCACTCTGGGGTTCCCGGATGCTTCAACTCTTTCACGCCAAGATGACGGTTACGGGATCCGAAAAACTGAAGAGCCTTTCAGGGAAAATTATTCTCGTCTTCAATCATAAAACCTACCTTGATTTTGTCTTCAATTTCTTTGCGTTGAGTTCTGCCCAGTTGGCCGACGGCCGTTCCCTTCGCCCTCGCTACATGGCGGCCAAGGATCATCTCGTCGATAATGCCCTCGTTTACAACGGCTTTGGGATCGGAAAATTGGTAGAGAGCGTCGATATGGTCTTTGTCGATCGTCAGGGAAAGGGACAGCTCGCCGTCTCCGACGCCTCCGAAAAAATTGTTGGGAAGGAGATCGACCTCGCACTCTATCCGCAAGGAACACGCGCCCTCCCGAACTACGGATCGCTTGGGGAGCGCCTCGATGCGGGCTACTACACGACCGGTGGTCTCAATTCCCTTAAAAAAGAGCTCGGCCATCTTAAAAAAGGTTGTGCCTACCTTGCCGCGGATGCGGCGATTGCGCTGCGTGACAAAGGCGTTCCCCTGCATCTTGTTTTTATCGGTATCAACGGCGATGCCACGATACTCCCGAAAGGTTCCTTCAAGATCCAGACGGAAGGGGTTGTCGAGTGTCATGTCGGCGAGATTTTGACACTCACTTCGGACGACGTTCGGGAGGTTGAAAAATCAGGACAAAAATATCTGGAGTTGACCGGGCGGATCCACCGGGAAATCAATCGCGGGCTCGTCAAGGCAACCGGAATCAACGAAACCCTGAAACGTCGTTTTCTGGAAGATTCAAGAAAAGATTCGATTGCCTCCAAGGAGCAACAATTGAAACTCCAGGGGCTTTTAAAACAGGCCGATCAGGAGGAAAACTTTCTTCCCTTTATTATTCTGGACCGAATTTTCACCCTTCCTTTCGTGGAGAGGGCCCCCTTCCTTAAAGAACTCGTCGCCCGCCTCACGGAGAGGGGAAATCTGACGGATCTCTCTGAACAGGTTACGGATCAGATGTTCCGGTACCGTGGAACGGAGCTCAAAAGAATTGTTCGGCAGGAACAGGCGAGGAGATCGGCATGA
- a CDS encoding cbb3-type cytochrome c oxidase subunit I, producing MSEDHGEHLGFLRRTVFSVDHKVIGLQYGLTGLVFLFFGFCLMMLMRWQLAYPGEPLPWIGGLFSETTMPGGMMLPEFYNSLGAMHGTIMVFLGVVPLAVGGFGNYLVPLQIGAPDMAFPKLNAASYWCYFVGGVVMLTSFFVPGGAANSGWTSYPPLSDIATTGQTVWLFGMVALITSSLLGSVNFIVTIVQLRAKGLTFFRLPFFVWAQFVTSFLLLLAFPPLEAAGVLQLMDRLAGTSFFLPSGLVVSGMPLPVSGGGNPILWQHLFWFLAHPEVYVLILPAMGIVTEIIVTNTRKPLYGYKTIVGASLFLGFMSFLVWAHHMFMTGMGTAISNFFQVTTMIISIPSVIILTVLVLTLWGGSIRYTVPMHFALAFLPMFAIGGLTGLPLGLAASDIHLHDTYYVIGHFHYVVAPGTLLALFAGVYHWYPKVTGRFMNETLGKIHFWGSFLCLNGVFFPMFIQGIAGASRRLHTPTMYAHAQGLQGTNVFMSYSAWILGLVQLLFVINFFWSLKKGRQAPENPWQATTLEWATPTPPPHGNFLKEPEVNRGPYEYSVPGEKEDFIPQNV from the coding sequence ATGAGTGAAGATCACGGTGAACATTTAGGCTTTCTTCGACGCACTGTTTTTTCGGTTGATCACAAGGTGATCGGCCTCCAGTATGGCCTCACCGGACTTGTTTTTCTCTTTTTCGGTTTTTGTCTCATGATGCTCATGCGTTGGCAGCTCGCCTATCCGGGTGAGCCGCTCCCGTGGATTGGAGGCTTGTTTAGCGAGACGACAATGCCGGGTGGTATGATGCTTCCCGAATTTTATAATTCGCTCGGTGCCATGCACGGAACGATCATGGTTTTCTTGGGGGTTGTCCCGCTTGCGGTGGGGGGCTTTGGAAACTATCTCGTTCCGCTCCAGATCGGTGCCCCCGATATGGCATTCCCCAAGCTGAATGCCGCCAGCTACTGGTGCTACTTCGTCGGTGGCGTTGTGATGCTCACGAGTTTTTTTGTGCCAGGAGGGGCGGCCAATTCCGGTTGGACCTCCTACCCCCCCTTATCGGATATCGCGACGACCGGTCAGACCGTTTGGCTCTTCGGCATGGTAGCGTTGATCACCTCGTCATTGCTCGGATCGGTTAATTTTATTGTCACCATTGTTCAGCTCCGCGCGAAAGGGCTTACGTTCTTCAGGCTCCCATTTTTCGTCTGGGCGCAGTTTGTTACTTCGTTTCTGCTTTTGCTTGCCTTTCCGCCCCTCGAGGCGGCCGGTGTCCTGCAACTGATGGATCGTCTGGCCGGAACGAGTTTTTTTCTGCCAAGCGGTCTTGTCGTGAGTGGGATGCCTCTCCCGGTAAGTGGCGGGGGAAACCCGATCCTTTGGCAGCACCTTTTCTGGTTTCTGGCCCATCCGGAGGTCTATGTCCTGATCCTGCCTGCCATGGGGATTGTGACCGAAATTATTGTCACGAATACACGCAAGCCTCTTTATGGTTACAAGACGATTGTCGGTGCCTCCCTCTTTTTGGGTTTCATGTCGTTCCTTGTCTGGGCGCATCATATGTTCATGACCGGGATGGGGACTGCGATTTCAAATTTCTTTCAGGTCACAACAATGATCATCTCGATCCCCTCCGTTATCATCCTGACGGTCCTTGTCTTAACCCTTTGGGGAGGATCGATCCGTTATACCGTGCCGATGCACTTTGCCCTGGCATTTCTGCCGATGTTCGCCATCGGTGGATTGACCGGACTTCCTCTTGGGCTGGCGGCTTCGGATATTCACCTCCACGACACCTATTATGTGATTGGTCACTTTCATTATGTTGTGGCCCCAGGGACCTTGCTGGCGCTGTTTGCCGGTGTTTACCACTGGTATCCAAAGGTGACGGGCCGATTTATGAATGAGACTTTAGGCAAGATCCATTTTTGGGGCTCATTTCTTTGCTTAAACGGGGTTTTCTTCCCGATGTTCATTCAGGGAATTGCCGGCGCCTCGCGACGTCTACATACACCAACGATGTATGCCCATGCCCAGGGTCTTCAGGGGACAAATGTTTTCATGTCCTATTCCGCATGGATTCTTGGATTGGTTCAGCTCCTCTTTGTTATCAATTTTTTCTGGAGCCTTAAGAAGGGGAGACAGGCCCCCGAGAATCCATGGCAGGCAACAACCCTTGAATGGGCTACGCCAACGCCTCCGCCCCACGGAAATTTTTTGAAGGAACCGGAGGTGAACCGTGGGCCGTATGAGTACAGTGTTCCAGGAGAGAAGGAGGATTTCATACCTCAAAATGTCTAA
- a CDS encoding cytochrome C oxidase subunit IV family protein: MSHEGLFDVKKHVRIYISVFVALAALTLVTVSVSYLDLSTKGAIAVALIIATVKGSLVASYFMHLISERKLIYWVLTLTVLFFVALLLLPVATDQDMLRHVP, from the coding sequence ATGTCTCATGAGGGTCTCTTTGATGTTAAAAAGCATGTCCGGATCTACATCTCCGTGTTTGTTGCCTTGGCGGCGTTGACGCTTGTAACGGTGTCAGTCTCCTACCTGGATCTCTCCACAAAGGGGGCGATTGCGGTTGCGCTCATCATTGCGACCGTGAAGGGGTCGCTCGTGGCGAGTTACTTTATGCACCTGATTTCAGAGAGAAAACTTATCTACTGGGTCCTGACCCTGACCGTTTTATTCTTTGTGGCCTTGCTCCTCTTGCCAGTTGCGACCGATCAGGATATGTTAAGGCATGTCCCTTAA